From Penicillium psychrofluorescens genome assembly, chromosome: 6, one genomic window encodes:
- a CDS encoding uncharacterized protein (ID:PFLUO_008811-T1.cds;~source:funannotate) — MGDPRDSWDSLTSALSTLDVSFSQDSCYASDEYSITSNPSGPLQSSVSSVSTCLATREPDLHKFLKPILKNSTSYVELDAHSESGYGSDKIDSDYDELSDQNEDDEEDDDDDNSSDFSVWDETSGDVPETQEDHTESFDDSFITFESAGVHFDTEVHYIDTPELSEDDDDDDETSGSQMTVHEMMLAHKSGSLSVANYLKGVDTCEDEDGHPESVRHNANQPEEFSRDAVDLDQRLFVAYMNGIHGIADNKYKTYLRAQVDNIRVGLESDSFDSDDSACMYLDLISNHVNSIFRNLLADDEVNELVSLYEEEQTTTLTPVHHIALLDKIEHLLLDRLANGRVEVRPDELSFFAGGVVHAIGRWQ, encoded by the coding sequence ATGGGTGATCCCCGCGATTCATGGGATTCTCTCACCTCTGCCCTCTCCACCCTTGATGTCTCGTTTTCGCAAGATAGCTGCTATGCTTCGGATGAATACTCAATCACGTCAAACCCTTCCGGTCCGCTCCAGTCGAGTGTGTCGAGCGTGTCAACTTGTCTCGCGACACGGGAGCCGGACCTGCACAAGTTTTTGAAGCCGATCTTGAAGAACTCTACCAGTTATGTGGAGCTTGATGCGCATTCTGAATCGGGTTATGGATCGGACAAGATCGACTCCGATTACGACGAGCTGTCTGaccagaacgaggacgacgaagaggatgacgatgacgacaATTCTTCCGACTTCTCGGTCTGGGACGAGACTTCTGGGGACGTTCCTGAGACCCAGGAGGACCACACCGAGTCCTTTGACGATTCCTTCATCACGTTCGAGAGCGCTGGCGTTCACTTTGACACCGAGGTGCATTACATCGACACGCCTGAACTctccgaggacgacgacgacgacgacgaaaCCTCCGGGTCCCAGATGACAGTCCATGAGATGATGCTCGCGCACAAATCCGGCTCTCTGAGTGTGGCGAATTACCTCAAGGGCGTTGACACTtgcgaggatgaagacggccACCCCGAGTCTGTCCGTCACAACGCAAACCAACCCGAAGAATTCAGCCGCGATGCAGTCGATCTGGACCAGCGCCTCTTTGTCGCTTACATGAATGGCATCCACGGAATTGCCGACAACAAATATAAAACCTACCTCCGCGCCCAAGTGGACAACATCCGGGTGGGCCTGGAGAGCGACTCCTTCGACTCGGACGACTCGGCCTGCATGTACCTCGATCTGATTTCAAACCACGTCAACAGTATTTTTCGCAATTTGCTGGCTGATGACGAAGTCAACGAACTCGTCTCCCTGtacgaagaagaacaaacgACCACCCTTACCCCAGTCCATCACATTGCCTTGCTCGACAAAATTGAGCATCTGTTGCTTGATCGCCTGGCAAATGGACGCGTAGAAGTCCGCCCGGACGAACtgagcttcttcgccggtgGTGTGGTGCACGCCATCGGCCGCTGGCAGTGA
- a CDS encoding uncharacterized protein (ID:PFLUO_008812-T1.cds;~source:funannotate), protein MAGARNGVTKDELLPTYERRSQRNGDISGFAISFASTIHNNATAAVLAYCMSSISMTLVNKYVVSGASWNLSFLYLAMQSFIGTVAILACKKTGLIQNLALFDLKKAQTWLPVSLLLVGMIYTGNKALQFLSVPVYTIFKNLTIIVIAYGEVFLVGGSVKPLALLSFVLMGLSSVVAAWVDIQHAKTATVGAGPDSTTAALSALNVSYAWIGMNVAFSASYSLGMRRVIKKTNFDNWHVMFYKNLLTTPILLLASVLAEDWSSENLRRNFPIESRQSLFVGILYSGMAAIFISYCTAWCIRATSSTTYAMVGALNKLPLAVAGIVFFAAPVTFGSVSAIVLGFISGLVFTRTESTGA, encoded by the exons ATGGCAGGTGCGCGGAACGGCGTCACCAAGGACGAATTGCTTCCCACCTACGAGCGTCGTTCGCAACGTAATGGCGACATCTCTGGATTTGCGATCAGCTTTGCTTCGACTATCCATAATAAtgccactgctgctgtgctCGCCTACTGCATGTCCTCCATCAGCATGACCCTGGTGAACAAATACGTCGTTTCCGGCGCCAGCTGGAATTTGAGCTTCCTCTATCTCGCCATGCAG TCTTTCATCGGTACCGTGGCGATATTGGCATGCAAGAAGACCGGACTCATCCAGAACCTCGCCCTTTTTGACTTGAAGAAGGCTCAAACGT GGCTGCCGGTTTCTTTGCTGCTGGTCGGAATGATCTATACTGGCAACAAAGCGCTGCAATTCCTCTCCGTTCCCGTTTATACTATCTTCAAGAACTTGACAATTATCGTAATTGCGTACGGCGAAgtcttcctggtcggtgGCAGCGTGAAGCCTCTCGCCCTGCTGTCTTTCGTCTTGATGGGGCTCAGTTCCGTCGTGGCAGCCTGGGTTGACATCCAGCACGCGAAAACCGCTACGGTAGGAGCCGGCCCTGACTCGACCACCGCGGCTCTATCGGCTCTCAACGTCAGCTATGCTTGGATTGGGATGAACGTGGCCTTCTCTGCCTCGTATTCCCTAGGCATGCGGAGggtgatcaagaagacgAACTTTGACAACTGGCACG TCATGTTCTACAAAAATCTGCTTACCACCCCcattctgcttcttgcctCCGTGCTCGCTGAAGACTGGTCTTCCGAGAATCTGCGGCGGAACTTCCCTATCGAGTCGCGACAAAGCTTGTTCGTCGGAATCCTCTACTctggcatggccgccatcttcatctcgtacTGCACGGCCTGGTGCATTCGAGCCACCTCGTCTACCACCTACGCCATGGTGGGCGCTCTGAACAAGCTGCCTCTGGCTGTCGCAggcatcgtcttcttcgcggCTCCCGTCACGTTCGGGAGCGTATCTGCCATTGTGCTTGGGTTCATCAGCGGCCTTGTCTTCACGAGGACGGAGAGCACCGGTGCATAG
- a CDS encoding uncharacterized protein (ID:PFLUO_008810-T1.cds;~source:funannotate): protein MFAQPFDHSFNDLFNQYVNMETSGADGNKDSTLSSDLDPIFPLDSLSSESGDLSPPISTSKRHRQSPQPWSHDWSLQGDGSADHGFAVHDTVHPSAISDLNFESSSRPLGSNGVSSTSPSTPPATPRRQATKSALLTPKSIRHRDPTDRRAPLRKQSFSPSLMRSANLQKGRMAYPEAWAQRIQNFNLHNSDDRLPLSPPPSDVLVQQENIPADHTTVNQPQDSAEMPPQYDVRLFHQSQAVSMSSPSARALARQQYLQNHTNSANLTNSSSPSTDDIFSSSHSSDPHSLSSWHSDALGTPSLTFTPDLQSHDAQAWWSPMSSGVAQPQFASSAPQRAMGSVGSQHDMMQGGLMIQFDPSFEMPSTADSSFSSTNVHSIPSNQESQYNVSTNHSFVTPFTTQVHTSRSPSLSPKAGSSPKDTRMKASHRRNHSRKLSTQGMSGPKPVKSSGSPRGANKSVSVSFVNFTSHDSKKILTGVAPSGSSKTKARREQEARDRRRKLSEAALKAVRNAGGDVEALEAVFC, encoded by the coding sequence ATGTTCGCCCAACCATTCGATCATTCCTTCAATGACTTATTCAACCAATACGTCAACATGGAGACCTCTGGAGCCGATGGCAACAAAGACTCTACCTTGTCCAGTGACTTGGACCCAATTTTCCCCCTAGACTCCTTGTCGAGTGAAAGTGGCGATCTTTCTCCCCCCATCTCCACTTCTAAACGCCATCGTCAGTCACCGCAACCCTGGAGTCACGATTGGTCTCTGCAGGGCGACGGGTCTGCCGATCACGGCTTTGCCGTCCATGACACTGTTCATCCCTCCGCCATCTCAGATCTCAACTTTGAATCATCTTCTCGCCCGCTAGGCTCCAACGGAGTCTCTTCTACTTCCCCGTCTACGCCCCCAGCTACCCCGAGACGGCAAGCTACCAAAAGTGCTCTCCTCACCCCCAAATCTATCCGTCATCGCGATCCGACTGATCGTCGCGCTCCTCTGCGCAAGCAAAGCTTCTCCCCAAGTTTGATGCGCTCGGCCAACCTCCAGAAAGGGAGAATGGCATATCCCGAGGCTTGGGCCCAGCGCATCCAGAACTTCAACCTCCACAACTCGGACGACCGTCTACCATTGTCTCCCCCACCCTCGGATGTTCTCGTGCAGCAAGAGAACATTCCCGCCGATCACACTACCGTAAACCAACCACAAGATTCCGCCGAAATGCCTCCTCAGTATGATGTGAGGCTCTTCCACCAGTCGCAAGCCGTCTCGATGTCATCACCTTCCGCTCGAGCCCTCGCTCGCCAACAATACCTCCAGAACCATACCAACTCCGCAAACTTGACGAACTCCAGCTCGCCTTCCACAGATGAcatcttctcttcatcgcATTCCTCCGATCCCCACTCCCTGTCCTCGTGGCATTCTGACGCCCTTGGCACACCTTCTCTCACATTCACCCCGGATCTCCAAAGCCACGACGCACAGGCATGGTGGTCGCCAATGTCTTCCGGAGTCGCACAGCCACAGTTTGCATCTTCGGCCCCTCAACGCGCCATGGGAAGCGTCGGGAGCCAACATGACATGATGCAAGGCGGCCTGATGATCCAGTTCGACCCGTCCTTCGAAATGCCCTCCACCGCGGactcttccttctcatccaccAACGTACATTCCATCCCCAGCAACCAAGAGAGCCAGTACAACGTCTCTACAAACCACAGCTTCGTCACCCCCTTCACCACCCAGGTCCACACATCCCGCTCACCATCTCTCTCCCCCAAGGCTGGCTCCTCTCCGAAAGACACCCGGATGAAGGccagccaccgccgcaacCACAGCCGCAAGCTCTCCACCCAGGGCATGAGTGGCCCTAAGCCCGTCAAATCCTCGGGAAGCCCCCGGGGCGCGAACAAGTCCGTCAGTGTCTCGTTCGTGAACTTCACCTCCCacgacagcaagaagatcttgACTGGTGTAGCGCCCTCAGGTAGCTCCAAGACCAAAGCCCGACGGGAACAGGAAGCCCGTGATCGCCGCCGTAAGCTCAGCGAGGCCGCGCTGAAGGCCGTGCGCAATGCTGGCGGTGACGTCGAGGCTCTGGAGGCTGTCTTTTGTTAA